The window CAGACAGCATTAGAGGATACCCCTAAAAGCCTGGCCGAAGCCGGTATCCTCGCCCACAATAACACCAATGCCATGAAGAACCAAATATCCGCCTATGAAGCCTATTTAAATATACTGCGTAATGCAGCTTGAAAGAGCAGCCGCTGTACTTGGGAACATTCAAATCAAAAGACGGTCTCAACAGCAACATACTGGCTCTACGCCATTTATACAAACGGCACCTAGAGGCAATCATTTATTCAAGGGGCTTTTTAAAAGCCGGCTTCTAATCGCCGCCTGCCTTGCCGTATTTAAAATCTCCGAAGGCCCTCTTCCTGACCCAGAGGAAGCAGGCGAAATGGGCCGCGAAGGTCACCGCCCAGGAGACGGGATAGGAGATGTAGACAGTCGCCACGCTGTGCAGGGCCGGTATATGGAGCAGCGTCGATATCCATACGAGGCGCAGACCGCAGACGCCGAGCAGCGTGACGATCGTCGGCAGCACGGAATATCCCATTCCGCGCATCACGCCGCCCATCCCCTCCATCAGGCCGCAGATGGCGTAGGCGGAGGCGATCAGCTTCATGCGCTCCATACCGGCTGCGATGACCGCCTCGCTCGAGGAATAGATACCCAGCAGCGTATGGCCGAATATGGTGGCGGTGAGCCCCAGCAGACCGCCGACAAGTGCGCTGCAGACAAGACCAACCTTCAGCACCTTATTGACGCGGTCGAACCTCCCCGCCCCCATATTTTGACTCGTGAAGGATATTATCGCCTGATAAAAGGCCTCCATTGAGAAATAAACGAACATCTCAATGCTGTCGGAGGCGCAGCTGCCCGCCATGACTACCGCGCCGAACGAGTTTATGAAGGCCTGGATAACGACGTTGGAGATCGAAAAAAGCACCCCCTGCAGTCCCGCGGGAATACCGATCCTCAGCATCTTCATAAGATTTTTTACATCGATGCGCGCCTTGGCCGGTGTGAAACGCAGCGCCCCGCTCTCGCGGAGCAGACAGCGTAGCACGAGGGCCGCGGAAATACACTGCGCGATGACCGTGGCGATCGCCACTCCGGCCACATCCAGATGAAGATAGATCACGAAAAATAGGTTCAGGAGAACATTTACCACACCGGCAAACGAGAGGTAAATCAGCGGCCTTCTGGTATCGCCGACGGCGCGCAGGATCGCGCCTCCGAAGTTATAGAGCATCATCGGCGTCATGCCGAAGAAATATATGACGAGATAGAGCGTCGCCAGGCCGAGGACCTCCGGCGGCGTCTGCATCATTATCAGTATCTTGCGCGCGAACACTATGCCGAGGACCGTCAGAAAAACGCCGCTCACCACAGCGACGATGATCGAGGTGGCGACGGTCTTGGAGATACCCTCCTCGTCCTTGGAGCCGTAGTAGCGCGCGACGAGGACGTTCGTACCGATTGAGATGCCGACAAAGAGGTTGGTCATCAGGCTTATGAGAGAGGAATTGGAGCCGACTGCCGCGAGAGAGTTGTCCCCCGCATAGCGCCCTACCACGATGATATCCGCCGCGTTGAAAAGCAGCTGAAGGATGCTGGAAAACATGAGCGGTATCGCAAAGAGCAGCATCTTAGGCAAAATACGCCCGCTGCACATATTTATCGCGTACTTGTTTCTGCCGCCTCTGTTCTGATTGATGGTCCTGCCTCTGAATAAAAACATTTAACGTCTCTCCCGTGAAGATAATTGCCTGTTGGAGATATCATATCCACAGCGAGAGCATTCTAACATCTTATGGTTATTTTGCAATATTATTGCGCTTTTTGGGCACGTATTTTTACAGAGGATTAAGACAACCCGCAGTGCGGGGCAATTAATCCTCCGCCGTCAGGAAGTTCCGCTCCAGGTAGATCATATCCTTCAGCCGCACCCCATTTTCAAACATCGGGTGGTCATAATTGTCGATGAAAAAATCCTTTACGCGGTGGCTCTCCTGAAAGCCGCAGCTCCTGTAAAACGGAATGGTAAGCGGGCTCTCGCCGGTGCCGACGAGTATCTTGCGGCAACGGCCACCGTACCTCCCGCAGACAAACTCCATCATCTGACGTCCATAGCCCCTGCGCTGGAAACGCGGCTCCACGGCGAGATTCTTTATCTCAAAGACCCCGCCTCCCTCGTCCGTTACAACGCAGACGGCGCGCAGCCCGCCGTCGTACAGCGCGAACAGCTCTCCCCGCCACAGATATTTATCGATCATATCCTCCTGCTCGTCGGCAAGCAGCAGCAGTTCGAGATAGTTCCTCTTGTCTTCTTCCTTTATAAGCTCTATCTTCATGCGCTCACCCTTTAAAATAAAAAATCATGAGAGAGCCTCAAGGCTCTTTTTCATTATCCCCAGCGCCGCCTTCGGTTCATGGCAGACCAGAAGCCCCATCGCATAGAGCATATAGCTGCCGTCGGCATAGAGCGCCGCCGTCTCCGGCAGCAGGACGTCCCGCTCGCCGCCCTTCCTCAGCGCCTCCTTCAGCAGCGCCGCCGGATCTTCGTTGTTTATCAGCGGGCCGCCGGTGCCGATGATGTTTTTTACGCCGCCGAGGTTCTTGCCTCGCTGGAGCAGCTTGCAGCCGACTGAGGCCGTATGTTCTATACATCCCGCGTGACGTCTAGCGGCCGCGCGTACACAATAGGAGGCCAGCGCGGAATCCACGCGGCGTTCTTCGCGCGTGGCGGGCAGAAAAGAGTTGTCAGCCACACGGCGCGCCACCGCCTCCGCCATAAAGGCATCGGAGACCGCCGCGTCAGCCGCGAGCTTCGCCGTCCCCGCTCCCTCGGCCACCAGCACCGATGATTCGCGAAGGCCAAGGTCGCCCTCCACGGTGCGCTTGGCAAACCCCTCGGCGGCTCCGATGAAACGCGCCCCGTCGTATGGGCGCTGTTCCGCGAACGAATGCACGTCGGTCGTCGCGCCGCCAACGTCAAAGATAATCAGCTCTCCTAAACCCTTTTCCCCGTCGCAGCCACGGGCGAGAAGCTCCCCCGCCGCCAGCACCGCAGACGGAGTCGGCATCAGGATGCCGTCAAGCATCCCCCGCACCCCATCCAGCCCCTTCATATTAATGATGCGCTTCAGGAAAATCTCCCTGACGATACTCTCCGCCATCGCGGTGTTCAGCACCCCCACCGAGGGGATGATATTATCGGCAATGAAGCACTCCTTACCGCCGGAGGCGAGCAGAGAGCGCACCTTGGCGGCGGCAAAACTATTGCCTGCGTATATCACCGGCGCCTGCAGGGAGCTGGCCGCGAGGAGGGCGGCGTTATGCAGCAGGGCGGCCTCGCTGCCCCGCTCGTAGCCGCCGCAGAAGAGGATTATCTCGACCTTCTCCGCGGCGAGCCCCGCCAGCTCCGGCTCCTTTATCCTGCCGGCGAGCGTGGCGAGAATCTTTCCTCCCGCGCCGAAGGCGGCGCTGCGGCCTGCCGTGACGCTGAGGCTGCGGCTGAGCCCGATAACGGCCATGCGAAGGCCGCCTGCGGCGCTCGAAGAGGCCAGCTTCAGCGCTCCGTCAAACTCCGCGGCGGAGAGGACATCCCTCGCCATCTCCAGACAGCGCCGCAGGCCGAGCCGCGCGTCGCTCTTCACCGTGGAGGCGGTGCATCCGCTGAAAAGAATCCTCTCCTCGCGCGGCGACACCACCGCCACCTTTGTGTGCGTGCTGCCAAAATCCAGCAGCACGGCCTTTCTGTCACGCGGCATAAATACTCTTCACCACAGATATTATCTTATCCATATCATTATCGCAGTTGACGCCGAGCGCCCGCAGCTCCTCCGTGACGTCGACGGCGAGCGAGCCGCCCTCCATATTCTCGTTGAGCTGTCCGCCGAGGATAAGCGTCGCCTCCGTCCCCGACTCCCGCATCTTCTCCGTGAGTTCCTTAGCGTAACTGAGCGCGATCCCGTTATAGGTACTCAGCGCCACGGCCTTCGCCTCGGTCTCGATCAGCGTATCCACGACCTCCTCCGGCGTCACATAATTCCCGAGGTCAAAAACGGTCGCTCCCGCTTTAGTGAGAATCGCCTTGACGATCTCCTTACCATAGTCGTGGATGTCCGTCGAGCCGACGAGCACCTTCTCGCCGGATAGCTCCGCCTCGATCTCGCCGAAGCGGGCAAGCGCCTGGTCCTTCTTGGAATTGAGGTTCTTTATCATATCCGTCGGACGCACCGGCAGCCGTTCCCCTGATGTGGTCTTTTCACCCGCGCCGAAATTATCCTCCAGCTGGCGCGGACCGATCGCCTTCAACGCTGCGAAAATCTCTCCCGGATGATTGATATCCACGCCGAGGTCGTCAAGGGCGTTCATCATCCGCTCAAAGAAAATCTTGCCGCAGAAGATATAGAGGTCGCGTTCGGCGTTGACCCGCTCCCAGTTGATGAAGGGGGCCATAAACTTTGACTTTTCGATCATCATATCGACCGTCAGATGCCCGTCGACGATCTCCTGCGCCGTCGGGATGCGCACCGCCTCCGTCACCGGCACCGAGGCGACGGCGTGTCCCGTCGGCGTGTGGCGCTGGAATATCGCGTCCGCGAGCGAGAAAGAGGCCAGCGCGCCATAATTCCGCTGATAGTCAAGGCCGTAATCCACCGTGTTGCCGAAGATCATCGTCCCCGGCGTGTGGTGCTTATTGAGCTTCTCCATTACGGAATGAATTATAATCCGTCCCATCGGGTCGCTGAAAAGATTGCCGTAGGCGAAGGCCATCCGCGCGCCGAGCATATCCTCGACGAGATACCGTTCCATCATCGCCCAGCCCGTGATGCTCGCAAGGTCGCGGAACTGGTTGCCGAAGCCGTCGTCCATATTGGAATGGACAATCGTCCCCTCCACCTTGCCCATCAGCATGAAGGCTGTCAGAGAGTTCACCGTGCGCTCATACTCAAGCTCGACGCCCGGATACTCGTAAGTAAAATAATGCGAGACATTGCCAATGGAGGTGACCCCCGCGTTGAGCGCGAATACGGTATTCTCCAGCGCGTTCGGCGAGCCGATCATATGATCCGACATATGCGGCTGCACGGGGACTATCTGCCCCAGCGCCGCCCACTCCTCCGGCGTGTTAAGAATAAGCCCCGTGCCCTTCGGCAGCTTATCCCTGTACGCAGCGGGAACGCCCATCACCCAGTCGAGAATGAAACCAAAGCGCGTGATATAACTGCCGCGCCGTTTCAGCTCACTGTAGATAAACTCAATATTCTTCGCCGTCTCCTCCCAGGAATTCCATCCGACATGCGAATGCTTGGAGATGAGCCCCTCGGCGATCGCGCGGCGCTTATACTCCGCCTCGCTTTTAACGCCATGCTCACGGAAAAACAGCGTCTCCCCCACGGTTATCCCCTTCGCGAGCCTGGAGGCGCCGGCCTCTATCTCTGAGATCGGCGGAAGCTCCTTCCAATCAAACCTCTTGTTAAACTTTATTTCCAACATCATCACTTCCCAATTTGAATTCGCATAAGCTAGATTTTATCTCTTTTTTAAATTTTAGCAAAGAAAAACAACGGCGATATCACGACATGTCAAAAAATCAGAAAATTTGGCAGAGAAAGCGATAAACGCCGGTTTGCGTTCTTAAAGCCTCCCTCTCTAAGCGAAGTGATAACCGCCTGTTTTGGGTGGCTGACGGAAGGAGAGTTGACCTTATGTTTATGCCGTTTGCCCCTGCCTTGTCACACCAGGTCCCGAGACAGTATCCAGAGTCTTTACGTCCGCTGAATTCCGGGTCAGGGCCGGAATGACGAACGTAAACCGCGGATTCGCCGGCAAAGGCAGGAAAAAACGGGATAACAGCTTGACAAGCAGCAAGGCCGAGCTATATATTACATAAACAGTAATTTTACTTATTTATCTTTGTATGATTTACCTATTTTAATACATTAGAGAAGGAGGGCGATATGTTATGTCGCCGTGTGAAGGCCGTCAGCCGTTGAATTTATTTAACTTTGACTCACCCCCCCACATAAATTTACTTGGGTTCATTTAAGCCACAGAGCGCTGCTGCTGCTCTTTGTTTTGACCCTCTTCATCCTCGCCGCACCCGGAACGGCACGCGCCGATTTGAAGCGGGACGACAACGGCTGTTACATCATCGCCACCTCGGAAGACCTTCGTGAATTTAACAGAAGAATCCATACCTCAGGCACCTACAAAATACCGCTCTCCGCCGACGCGCGCCTCACCGCCGACATCGACCTCACTCAGGCGGACGGGACCACTACAGTGTGGGAACCTATCGGCAACTATAGCGAAAACGAGCGATACACAGGCACCTTCGACGGCACGGGCCATACAGTCAAGGGCTATCGGATAAATAAAGCCGACGAGATGGGGTTCTTCGGCACAGTCGGCGGCGGCACGGTGCGTAGGCTCACCGTCAGCGGCGATATTAATATCACAGATAAGGGCAACCCCACCTACGCGGGCGGCGTCGCTGGAAACTGCTTCGGCACGATAGAGGGCTGCGTAAACACCGCCTCCCTGACCGTCTCCGCAGAAGACGTCAGAATAGGCGGCATCGTGGGAGACTGCATAGGGGGCACGATATCAAACTGCGTAAACAGCGGCGATATCGCCAACACCAGCGACAATATGGGTACCGGCGGCATCGCGGGAAAAAACGAAAGAAAGGGCACGATATCAAACTGCATCAACAGCGGCAATGTCTCAAACAACCTCAGGGGACACACCGGCGGCATCGTGGGACATAACTACGGCGACGGCAGCAAGATATCAAACTGCCTCAGCAGCGGCGGCAGGATCACAGGCGGCAACTCCAACGTTACCGGCGGCGTCGTGGGAGTCAACGAAAACAAAGGCACGGTATTAAACTGCGGCTGGCTGGGTTCGTCGGCAGACAACGGCGTGGGAAGTGGCATGGGCATCGTCACCAACGTCAAATCACTATCTCCAGATAACGTAAATAAGAGCGTCGTCGCCCTCAGCGCGGATATCACAAAACAGGCCCTCAATAACGGCGATACGGCGACGATCAGCCTCTCCACCATCTATGGAGACAAAAAGGACTTCGGTACGTATGTGACCAGCATCAACGCGGCGGTATCCAGCCCCGATATACTCTCCGCCGACGTAAGCGGCGACATCGTCATCCTCACCGCTAAGAGCAAGGTCGGCATGAGGCACACCACCGTCACAGTAACCCTCTCGCCCGACCTTCATCCGACGGACTTCGAAACCATGAACCCTTCAAGCAATTCCTCCGATCCGCCGCTGAAATTCACCTTCGGCGTCACGGTGTCGCCAAGGGTCTCAGGCGTCACTATCTACGGTGACATCGCCAATCCCATTTATAAGGGCGGCACGCGGAAGCTCGATGCCATAGTGAAACCGAACGACGCGGGCAATAAAAATGTCTCCTGGAAAAGCAGCCGCGACGACGTCGCAATAGTCAACGAAAATGGCCTTGTAACGGCAATCGCCGTGGGCAGCGCCGATATAACCGTGACCACCGAGGATACCGATGATGACGGGCAACAGTGCACGGATACCTGCACAGTAACGGTCATCCCTGTAAACGTCACCTCCGTCGATATCTCGCAAAAGAGTTTATCCATCGACATGAACGACGAGGGACGTACATACAAACTCACGGCCACCGTCCTCCCCGACAACGCCGAATACGACCAGGTCCGCTGGACGAGTTCAAATGAGAAGGTGGCCGTCGTATCGCCTGACAAGAGCGACGCGAAGGCACTCACGGCATACGTCACGCCCATCAGCAAAGGCGAGACGTATATCACGGCAAGCGTCGGCGATCTGACGAGCGTTCCCTGCTTCGTCACCGTCATCCCCGTCTGGGCCGAGAGCGTAACGGTATCACCGGACATCCTCACGCTCGAAGCGGGCAAAAGCGCGAAACTATCCGCTCTGGTCGGCCCGGAGAAGGCCACCGACAAGAGCGTAAGCTGGAAGAGCGGCGATAAAAATATCGCCACCGTCAGCGAAAATGGCGAAGTATTCGCCCATAACCCCGGCGGCCCCGTCCTCATCACCGCCACCGCGAGCGGCGCAAAGGATGACGCTAATGTAAGAGCATCCTGCTCCCTCACCGTCACCGCTCCCCCGGTGCCGGTGGAGTCGGTGGAGATATCCCCCGAGGGCGCGGCGATAAAGGTCGGCGAGAGCTTCCGGTTCACCGCAAAAATACTGCTGGAGAACGCCGACAATAAGGGCGTCACCTGGAAGAGCGGCGACAAGAAGATCGCCACAGTGGACGCCAACGGTAAAGTGACGGCCGTCGCAGCCGGCGCCACCGCCATCACCGTCACGACCGTCGACGGTCTGAAGGCGGCCCAGGCCACCGTCTCCGTCAACAAGGTCTACAGCAGCGGCAGCGGCTGTGCCGCGGGCGTGGGGGCGCTGGCGCTCTTCACGCTGCTGCCGCTCTGTATGAGAAGAAAGAAAAGGTAAGATAGGATTAAAAGACAGGATAAAGTAAGAAAAAAGGACAGATAAAAGCCAATGAAAGGGCG is drawn from Cloacibacillus porcorum and contains these coding sequences:
- a CDS encoding MATE family efflux transporter, which gives rise to MFLFRGRTINQNRGGRNKYAINMCSGRILPKMLLFAIPLMFSSILQLLFNAADIIVVGRYAGDNSLAAVGSNSSLISLMTNLFVGISIGTNVLVARYYGSKDEEGISKTVATSIIVAVVSGVFLTVLGIVFARKILIMMQTPPEVLGLATLYLVIYFFGMTPMMLYNFGGAILRAVGDTRRPLIYLSFAGVVNVLLNLFFVIYLHLDVAGVAIATVIAQCISAALVLRCLLRESGALRFTPAKARIDVKNLMKMLRIGIPAGLQGVLFSISNVVIQAFINSFGAVVMAGSCASDSIEMFVYFSMEAFYQAIISFTSQNMGAGRFDRVNKVLKVGLVCSALVGGLLGLTATIFGHTLLGIYSSSEAVIAAGMERMKLIASAYAICGLMEGMGGVMRGMGYSVLPTIVTLLGVCGLRLVWISTLLHIPALHSVATVYISYPVSWAVTFAAHFACFLWVRKRAFGDFKYGKAGGD
- a CDS encoding GNAT family N-acetyltransferase — protein: MKIELIKEEDKRNYLELLLLADEQEDMIDKYLWRGELFALYDGGLRAVCVVTDEGGGVFEIKNLAVEPRFQRRGYGRQMMEFVCGRYGGRCRKILVGTGESPLTIPFYRSCGFQESHRVKDFFIDNYDHPMFENGVRLKDMIYLERNFLTAED
- a CDS encoding glutamate mutase L — protein: MPRDRKAVLLDFGSTHTKVAVVSPREERILFSGCTASTVKSDARLGLRRCLEMARDVLSAAEFDGALKLASSSAAGGLRMAVIGLSRSLSVTAGRSAAFGAGGKILATLAGRIKEPELAGLAAEKVEIILFCGGYERGSEAALLHNAALLAASSLQAPVIYAGNSFAAAKVRSLLASGGKECFIADNIIPSVGVLNTAMAESIVREIFLKRIINMKGLDGVRGMLDGILMPTPSAVLAAGELLARGCDGEKGLGELIIFDVGGATTDVHSFAEQRPYDGARFIGAAEGFAKRTVEGDLGLRESSVLVAEGAGTAKLAADAAVSDAFMAEAVARRVADNSFLPATREERRVDSALASYCVRAAARRHAGCIEHTASVGCKLLQRGKNLGGVKNIIGTGGPLINNEDPAALLKEALRKGGERDVLLPETAALYADGSYMLYAMGLLVCHEPKAALGIMKKSLEALS
- a CDS encoding cobalamin-dependent protein (Presence of a B(12) (cobalamin)-binding domain implies dependence on cobalamin itself, in one of its several forms, or in some unusual lineages, dependence on a cobalamin-like analog.) — protein: MMLEIKFNKRFDWKELPPISEIEAGASRLAKGITVGETLFFREHGVKSEAEYKRRAIAEGLISKHSHVGWNSWEETAKNIEFIYSELKRRGSYITRFGFILDWVMGVPAAYRDKLPKGTGLILNTPEEWAALGQIVPVQPHMSDHMIGSPNALENTVFALNAGVTSIGNVSHYFTYEYPGVELEYERTVNSLTAFMLMGKVEGTIVHSNMDDGFGNQFRDLASITGWAMMERYLVEDMLGARMAFAYGNLFSDPMGRIIIHSVMEKLNKHHTPGTMIFGNTVDYGLDYQRNYGALASFSLADAIFQRHTPTGHAVASVPVTEAVRIPTAQEIVDGHLTVDMMIEKSKFMAPFINWERVNAERDLYIFCGKIFFERMMNALDDLGVDINHPGEIFAALKAIGPRQLEDNFGAGEKTTSGERLPVRPTDMIKNLNSKKDQALARFGEIEAELSGEKVLVGSTDIHDYGKEIVKAILTKAGATVFDLGNYVTPEEVVDTLIETEAKAVALSTYNGIALSYAKELTEKMRESGTEATLILGGQLNENMEGGSLAVDVTEELRALGVNCDNDMDKIISVVKSIYAA
- a CDS encoding Ig-like domain-containing protein, whose amino-acid sequence is MTLFILAAPGTARADLKRDDNGCYIIATSEDLREFNRRIHTSGTYKIPLSADARLTADIDLTQADGTTTVWEPIGNYSENERYTGTFDGTGHTVKGYRINKADEMGFFGTVGGGTVRRLTVSGDINITDKGNPTYAGGVAGNCFGTIEGCVNTASLTVSAEDVRIGGIVGDCIGGTISNCVNSGDIANTSDNMGTGGIAGKNERKGTISNCINSGNVSNNLRGHTGGIVGHNYGDGSKISNCLSSGGRITGGNSNVTGGVVGVNENKGTVLNCGWLGSSADNGVGSGMGIVTNVKSLSPDNVNKSVVALSADITKQALNNGDTATISLSTIYGDKKDFGTYVTSINAAVSSPDILSADVSGDIVILTAKSKVGMRHTTVTVTLSPDLHPTDFETMNPSSNSSDPPLKFTFGVTVSPRVSGVTIYGDIANPIYKGGTRKLDAIVKPNDAGNKNVSWKSSRDDVAIVNENGLVTAIAVGSADITVTTEDTDDDGQQCTDTCTVTVIPVNVTSVDISQKSLSIDMNDEGRTYKLTATVLPDNAEYDQVRWTSSNEKVAVVSPDKSDAKALTAYVTPISKGETYITASVGDLTSVPCFVTVIPVWAESVTVSPDILTLEAGKSAKLSALVGPEKATDKSVSWKSGDKNIATVSENGEVFAHNPGGPVLITATASGAKDDANVRASCSLTVTAPPVPVESVEISPEGAAIKVGESFRFTAKILLENADNKGVTWKSGDKKIATVDANGKVTAVAAGATAITVTTVDGLKAAQATVSVNKVYSSGSGCAAGVGALALFTLLPLCMRRKKR